One Cicer arietinum cultivar CDC Frontier isolate Library 1 chromosome 8, Cicar.CDCFrontier_v2.0, whole genome shotgun sequence DNA segment encodes these proteins:
- the LOC101489822 gene encoding kunitz trypsin inhibitor 5-like → MKTFLLAFSIICFVFICKTIAAPQPVLDISGKKVTTGVKYYILPVIVGNGGGLTVTSIADNNNNTCPLYVVQEKQEVQNGQPVTFTPYNATKGVILTSTDLNIKSSFTKKTTCAQPPVWKLLKVLSGVWFLSTGGVEGNPGFQTIGNWYKIEKAGKDYVLSFCPSVCNCHTLCRELGLYTDDKGIKHLALSDQVPSFRVVFQRA, encoded by the coding sequence ATGAAAACATTTCTCTTAGCATTTTCCATCATTTGTTTTGTCTTCATTTGCAAAACTATTGCAGCACCTCAACCAGTACTTGACATCTCAGGTAAAAAAGTGACAACAGGTGTAAAATACTACATTTTACCTGTCATAGTAGGTAATGGTGGTGGTTTAACAGTTACAAGCATTGctgacaacaacaacaatacatGTCCCCTTTATGTTGTTCAAGAGAAACAAGAAGTACAAAATGGTCAACCAGTTACTTTCACACCTTATAATGCTACTAAAGGTGTGATTCTAACTTCAACTGATCTAAACATCAAATCCTCTTTCACAAAAAAAACTACATGTGCTCAACCACCTGTTTGGAAGCTTCTTAAAGTTTTGTCAGGGGTGTGGTTCTTGAGTACTGGGGGTGTTGAAGGTAATCCAGGTTTTCAAACTATTGGCAATTGGTATAAGATTGAGAAAGCTGGTAAAGATTATGTGCTTTCTTTCTGTCCTTCAGTTTGTAACTGTCATACTTTGTGTAGGGAGCTTGGGTTATATACTGATGATAAAGGGATTAAGCACTTAGCTCTTAGTGATCAAGTTCCATCATTTAGGGTTGTGTTTCAAAGGGCTTAA
- the LOC101490147 gene encoding putative GEM-like protein 8, protein MKSFGTSPGRCFFVVESDDNLSQNPNSNCTSTSITNKENAKRGHTRRESSSFAYRVHEHVKLGPKLSETLKGKLNLGARIIQEGGRGNIFKHTFGMQEQEKLLKASQCYLYTTVGPIAGTLFISTVKVAFCSERPTSFSSAAGDLVKAPYKVLIPIEKIREVNESMNVKKSEQKYIEVVTKDGSEFWFMGFLRYEKAINNLNKAISMANKF, encoded by the exons ATGAAGTCCTTTGGAACATCTCCAGGTagatgtttttttgttgttgaatcaGATGACAATTTAAGTCAAAATCCAAATTCTAATTGCACCTCCACCTCCATAACAA ACAAAGAAAATGCAAAGAGAGGTCATACAAGAAGAGAAAGCAGCAGTTTTGCATATAGAGTTCATGAACATg tgaaattGGGTCCTAAATTGTCTGAGACTTTGAAGGGTAAGTTGAATTTGGGTGCTAGGATTATACAAGAAGGTGGGAGAGGTAACATTTTCAAGCATACTTTTGGGATGCAAGAGCAAGAGAAACTATTGAAGGCCTCTCAGTGTTATTTATATACTACAGTTGGTCCTATTGCTGGAACTCTCTTTATCTCCACTGTTAAGGTAGCTTTTTGCAGTGAAAGGCCTACAAGCTTCTCTTCTGCAGCTGGAGACTTAGTAAAGGCACCTTACAAG GTTTTGATACCAATAGAGAAGATAAGAGAGGTGAATGAAAGCATGAATGTGAAAAAGTCAGAACAGAAGTATATAGAAGTAGTGACTAAGGATGGCTCTGAATTTTGGTTCATGGGGTTTCTGAGGTATGAGAAAGCTATCAACAATCTCAATAAAGCCATTTCCATGGCCAATAAATTCTAA
- the LOC101490471 gene encoding DNA-directed RNA polymerases II, IV and V subunit 12-like, producing the protein MDPQPQPVSYLCGDCGAETTLKTGDVIQCSHCFYRILYKKRTRRVVQYEAR; encoded by the exons ATGGATCCTCAGCCCCAACCTGTCTCCTATCTATGTGGAG ATTGTGGAGCTGAGACTACGTTGAAAACAGGTGATGTTATACAATGTAGTCATTGTTTTTATCGTATCCTTTACAAGAAGCGCACTCGTCGAG TTGTGCAGTACGAGGCACGTTGA